In the Alkaliphilus oremlandii OhILAs genome, one interval contains:
- a CDS encoding IS3 family transposase — MEAFHAILKKEAIYQTNYINYEQAKLSLFEYIEKWYNRNRIHGNIGYNPF, encoded by the coding sequence ATGGAAGCCTTTCATGCTATTTTAAAAAAAGAGGCAATTTATCAAACGAATTATATTAACTATGAGCAAGCAAAATTGTCTTTATTTGAGTATATTGAAAAATGGTACAATAGAAACCGTATTCATGGGAATATTGGGTACAATCCCTTCTGA
- a CDS encoding ABC transporter ATP-binding protein, with protein sequence MTLLKTDHIVMRFGGLTAVNEFNLQINEEEIVALIGPNGAGKTTAFNMITGVYTPSEGKIFFENEDITGLKPHLITKKGMARTFQNIRLFKELSVLDNVFIANHLHLKSNCFQAVGGRIYPEALQKLWTPKYKKEEREILDRCHMLLEKVGLIDLMNEKSSSLPYGLQRKLEIARALATNPKLLLLDEPAAGMNPKETDDLTAFIREIKTEFNLSIFLIEHHMQVVMGISDRIYVLDHGTTIAEGTPYEIQNNERVIEAYLGVCEDA encoded by the coding sequence ATGACACTTTTAAAAACAGATCACATTGTCATGAGGTTCGGTGGACTAACTGCTGTGAATGAATTTAACCTGCAGATCAATGAGGAAGAAATTGTTGCCCTCATTGGGCCCAACGGTGCTGGAAAGACCACAGCATTCAACATGATTACGGGTGTATATACCCCATCGGAAGGTAAAATATTTTTTGAGAATGAAGATATTACAGGCTTAAAGCCCCATCTTATTACGAAAAAAGGAATGGCAAGGACCTTTCAGAACATACGTCTCTTTAAAGAATTAAGTGTTTTGGATAATGTTTTCATAGCGAATCACTTGCATTTAAAATCCAATTGCTTTCAGGCAGTTGGCGGTAGAATCTATCCCGAAGCTCTTCAGAAACTCTGGACACCAAAATATAAGAAGGAAGAACGTGAAATTTTAGATCGATGTCATATGTTGCTAGAAAAAGTAGGACTCATCGATCTTATGAATGAAAAATCCAGCAGTCTTCCTTACGGCTTGCAGCGCAAACTAGAAATCGCAAGGGCATTGGCTACAAATCCAAAGCTCCTATTGCTGGATGAACCTGCTGCCGGGATGAATCCAAAGGAAACCGACGATTTAACAGCGTTTATTCGAGAGATTAAGACCGAGTTTAATCTAAGTATATTTTTAATTGAGCATCATATGCAGGTGGTCATGGGCATATCCGATCGAATTTACGTATTGGATCATGGGACCACCATTGCAGAGGGGACTCCTTATGAGATTCAAAACAACGAAAGGGTAATCGAGGCATATTTGGGGGTGTGTGAGGATGCTTAA
- the nhaC gene encoding Na+/H+ antiporter NhaC, which produces MTHRKPYLYEAILSFLFLILVMAVGIAKFGADPHIPMLFGTAFAALMALKIGYKWEDVEKSMFYGINQALQAIIILAIIGVLIGVWLLAGVVPTMIYYGLSVLTPSIFLVATVIICSITSLATGTSWGTIGTIGLALMGISQGLGIPAPIAAGAIISGAYFGDKMSPLSDTTNLAPAMAGTDVFTHIKFMFPATVISYGITLVLFLVIGFNFRGTQVDLSVIEQIQTGLQANFTISPLLLIPPLAVIALIAMKMPAIPGIFVGIILGVIFAPVFQGANLGDILSASYGGFVSETGVAAIDELLTTGGLENMLFSISLTIIAMMFGGIMEKTGQLDVIVETLLRRVKSIPGLISLTIATCIGSNATMPEQYISIVVPGRMYANAYKEKNLHPKVLSNTLESAGTLTSALIPWNTCGVFIYGVLGVATTAYFKWAFFNYLMPIVVILLSFTGKIVVAKLDESKPYAKAN; this is translated from the coding sequence ATGACTCATAGGAAACCTTATCTTTACGAAGCAATACTGTCGTTTCTATTTCTTATTTTAGTTATGGCCGTTGGTATTGCAAAATTTGGTGCTGACCCCCATATCCCAATGCTATTCGGAACAGCTTTTGCTGCTTTAATGGCTTTAAAAATTGGGTACAAGTGGGAAGATGTTGAAAAGAGTATGTTTTATGGAATCAACCAAGCTTTACAAGCAATTATTATTTTAGCTATTATCGGTGTGCTTATAGGGGTTTGGCTATTAGCCGGCGTAGTTCCTACAATGATTTATTACGGGCTGAGCGTTTTAACGCCTTCTATATTTTTAGTAGCTACAGTTATTATCTGTTCTATTACTTCCCTAGCCACAGGTACATCTTGGGGAACCATTGGTACCATCGGTTTGGCTCTAATGGGAATCTCACAAGGTTTAGGTATTCCTGCACCAATTGCAGCAGGTGCTATTATATCAGGTGCTTACTTTGGAGATAAAATGTCTCCACTTTCAGATACTACAAACCTAGCACCAGCAATGGCAGGTACTGACGTATTTACGCACATTAAATTTATGTTTCCTGCTACAGTTATATCCTATGGCATCACTTTAGTTCTTTTCTTAGTGATTGGATTTAACTTTAGAGGTACGCAAGTAGACCTTTCCGTAATTGAACAAATTCAAACTGGATTACAAGCAAACTTTACCATATCCCCTTTATTATTAATTCCACCTTTAGCAGTAATCGCTTTAATTGCTATGAAAATGCCAGCGATTCCTGGTATATTTGTCGGTATCATTTTAGGTGTCATATTTGCACCAGTATTCCAAGGTGCTAATCTTGGCGATATCTTATCTGCTAGCTACGGTGGTTTCGTAAGTGAGACAGGCGTTGCTGCTATAGATGAGCTGCTTACAACAGGTGGTCTTGAAAATATGTTGTTCTCCATCTCCCTAACAATTATTGCCATGATGTTCGGTGGTATCATGGAGAAAACAGGTCAATTGGATGTCATTGTTGAAACATTATTAAGACGTGTAAAGAGTATCCCAGGTCTGATCTCTCTTACAATTGCAACTTGTATCGGAAGTAATGCAACAATGCCAGAGCAATATATTTCTATCGTTGTTCCAGGTAGGATGTATGCCAATGCCTATAAAGAAAAAAATCTACATCCTAAAGTTCTTTCCAATACTTTAGAATCTGCGGGAACATTGACTTCCGCTTTAATACCATGGAATACATGTGGTGTATTTATATACGGTGTATTAGGTGTTGCAACTACAGCTTATTTCAAATGGGCATTCTTTAATTATTTAATGCCAATCGTTGTTATATTACTAAGCTTTACAGGAAAGATCGTTGTTGCAAAGTTAGATGAGTCTAAGCCTTATGCAAAAGCAAATTAA
- a CDS encoding sigma-54 interaction domain-containing protein, which translates to MDKETLIDIINTNFQEGIHIVDDKGKTLLYNNTMADFEEMEIEAVLNKQLLDVLPSLQGKSTLMQVLETGQPITMNYQTYFNKNGKQISTLNSTWPIIKNNAIIGAVEIAKDISNLEKGVHSFLYFNESTKQGKKNKNTTAKFTLDDILGNSPEISNAKQIARMASKTDSSVLIIGQSGTGKELFAQSIHNASKRKYQPFVAENCAALPETLLEGLLFGTARGGFTGAIDRAGLLEQANGGTLLLDEINSMPLGLQAKLLRVLQESKFRPIGSTREIEVNVRIIAITNEDPFKLIEDGTLREDLFYRLSVVNLHIPPLHSRVGDIEVLEKHFIKLLEKKLHKTVAGVSPEVSEFFHNYQWPGNVRELQHVLEGALNIIEDHGTITLEHLPYYMKRHFYNQPKAEKSSIPSPITLHTIEGKAFNLNEYMDRVEEQFISEALRVNGLNITKAAEALGITRQGLQYKLKKKVMQDLIE; encoded by the coding sequence ATGGATAAAGAAACACTGATTGATATCATTAATACTAATTTTCAAGAAGGGATTCATATCGTTGATGATAAAGGCAAAACCTTGCTATATAACAATACCATGGCAGATTTTGAAGAAATGGAAATTGAAGCGGTATTAAATAAACAGCTCTTAGATGTGCTTCCCTCTTTACAAGGAAAAAGCACATTGATGCAGGTTTTAGAGACTGGACAACCCATTACGATGAATTATCAAACCTATTTCAACAAAAATGGCAAACAAATTTCAACCTTAAACTCCACATGGCCCATTATAAAGAACAATGCCATCATCGGTGCGGTGGAAATAGCAAAGGATATCTCTAATCTAGAAAAAGGCGTTCATAGCTTTCTCTACTTTAATGAATCCACGAAGCAAGGTAAAAAGAATAAAAATACTACTGCTAAATTTACCCTGGATGATATTTTAGGCAACTCTCCTGAAATATCCAATGCAAAACAGATTGCCCGTATGGCAAGCAAAACAGATTCTTCAGTTTTAATCATCGGACAGTCTGGAACTGGTAAGGAGCTCTTTGCTCAGAGCATTCACAATGCCAGTAAAAGAAAGTATCAACCTTTTGTGGCAGAAAATTGTGCTGCGCTCCCAGAAACTCTCCTCGAAGGTCTTCTATTTGGAACAGCCAGGGGCGGCTTTACGGGAGCAATTGATAGAGCCGGTCTTTTAGAGCAAGCAAATGGTGGGACCCTACTATTGGATGAAATAAATTCTATGCCACTAGGGCTACAGGCGAAGCTTTTGCGGGTACTACAGGAATCCAAGTTTAGACCCATTGGCAGCACTAGAGAAATAGAGGTTAATGTTCGTATCATTGCAATCACAAATGAAGATCCCTTTAAGCTCATTGAGGACGGTACACTGAGAGAGGATTTATTTTATCGGCTGAGCGTGGTAAACCTTCATATCCCTCCGTTGCACAGTAGAGTTGGCGACATTGAAGTATTAGAAAAACATTTCATTAAATTACTAGAAAAAAAACTTCATAAGACAGTGGCTGGGGTCTCTCCAGAGGTTTCAGAGTTTTTCCATAATTATCAATGGCCTGGAAATGTGAGAGAGCTACAGCATGTTTTAGAAGGAGCACTAAACATCATAGAAGATCATGGCACCATTACCTTAGAGCATTTGCCCTACTATATGAAAAGACATTTTTATAATCAGCCTAAAGCTGAGAAAAGTTCTATTCCTAGCCCCATTACACTGCATACCATTGAAGGTAAAGCATTCAATCTCAATGAATATATGGATCGTGTAGAGGAACAATTTATATCGGAAGCGCTCAGAGTCAATGGCCTCAATATAACAAAGGCTGCGGAGGCCTTAGGCATTACGAGACAAGGTCTGCAATATAAATTAAAGAAAAAAGTGATGCAGGATTTAATAGAATAA
- a CDS encoding ABC transporter ATP-binding protein yields the protein MLKIENLKVSYGGIKALKGIHMEVEENKIVALIGANGAGKSTTLRSIVGLVKPEVGIITYHGEDLAKVQTKDLVRRGITLVPEGRRVFPNLTVLENLKIGAFYRNDDENIKDDLEWVYTLFPRLKERTWQLAGTLSGGEQQMLAVGRALMSRPKLLMMDEPSLGLAPLIVKEIFNIIEEINRQGVTILLIEQNANVSLKIAHKAYVMETGDITLEGTGSELLRNEEVKKAYLGESVSVQK from the coding sequence ATGCTTAAAATAGAGAACTTGAAGGTTTCATACGGTGGAATTAAAGCCTTAAAAGGAATCCATATGGAAGTGGAAGAAAATAAAATTGTAGCCCTTATTGGAGCAAACGGTGCAGGAAAAAGTACCACCTTGCGCTCCATCGTCGGTCTAGTAAAACCAGAAGTGGGAATCATCACTTATCATGGGGAAGATTTAGCCAAGGTACAAACAAAGGATTTGGTCCGAAGAGGCATTACGCTAGTACCGGAAGGAAGGAGAGTTTTTCCAAACTTAACGGTATTAGAAAATCTTAAAATAGGTGCATTTTATAGAAATGACGATGAGAATATTAAAGATGATCTGGAATGGGTCTATACCCTATTTCCCAGACTGAAGGAGCGAACCTGGCAGCTTGCTGGAACATTGTCCGGTGGAGAGCAACAGATGTTGGCAGTAGGAAGGGCCTTAATGTCCAGGCCAAAGCTTCTGATGATGGATGAGCCTTCTCTAGGTCTTGCCCCTTTAATCGTAAAGGAAATATTTAATATTATTGAAGAAATTAACAGACAGGGTGTAACCATTCTTTTAATAGAGCAGAATGCCAATGTATCCTTAAAGATTGCCCATAAGGCCTACGTTATGGAAACAGGGGATATTACGTTAGAGGGAACTGGAAGCGAGCTTTTAAGAAATGAAGAGGTAAAGAAGGCTTATCTAGGTGAGAGTGTTTCAGTACAAAAATAA
- the gloA gene encoding lactoylglutathione lyase, producing MKYRILHTCIRVMDLEKSLKFYKEALGFVETRRKDFPEHAFTLVFLGDEAGTHEIELTYNYHPEKPYVIGNGFSHMAVSSDNLEESHKLHQEMGYKVTDLMGLPGEAPRYYFVTDPDGYDVEVIRAVR from the coding sequence ATGAAATATAGAATACTACACACTTGTATCAGAGTCATGGATTTAGAAAAATCTTTAAAGTTTTACAAGGAAGCCTTAGGTTTTGTTGAAACTAGGAGAAAGGACTTTCCAGAGCATGCGTTTACCTTGGTATTCTTAGGGGATGAAGCAGGAACTCATGAGATCGAGTTAACCTATAACTACCACCCAGAGAAGCCCTATGTTATCGGAAATGGCTTTAGCCATATGGCGGTTTCCTCAGACAACCTAGAAGAATCTCACAAGCTACACCAGGAAATGGGATATAAAGTTACAGATTTAATGGGGCTTCCAGGAGAGGCACCGAGATATTACTTTGTAACGGACCCAGATGGATACGATGTAGAAGTAATCAGAGCCGTACGATAA
- a CDS encoding branched-chain amino acid ABC transporter permease, translated as MKKKNTILTGLAVLLLLIYLIYANKNYDSYKIRVLNLCAIYAVLGLSMNLINGFTGLFSLGHAGFMAVGAYTTALLTMTPQSKEATFFLVPIVEPLAKIQLPFFVALIIGGLLSAMVAFLIGAPTLRLKGDYLAIATLGCSEIIRIVFTQTQNITNGPTGLKSIPNTTNLWWSFGMMVFTILIMVALINSSYGKVFKAIRDDEIAAESMGINLFKHKVLSFVIGAFFAGVGGGLLGNLLGTINPNMFRFTLTFNVLLIIVLGGMGSITGTVISSFIVTAGLEYLRFLDESINLGFIKMEGVAGIRMVVFSTLLMIVVIFFRNGLMGNKEFSWDGFLSLFKRKPFEKKGVQG; from the coding sequence ATGAAAAAGAAAAATACCATATTAACTGGATTAGCAGTATTGCTTTTATTGATTTATTTGATTTATGCAAATAAGAATTATGATTCTTATAAAATTAGAGTTCTAAATCTATGTGCAATTTATGCTGTATTGGGACTCAGTATGAATTTGATCAATGGATTTACAGGTTTATTTTCCCTTGGACATGCAGGTTTTATGGCAGTAGGTGCCTATACTACCGCTCTTCTGACCATGACACCGCAAAGTAAGGAGGCAACATTCTTCTTAGTGCCCATTGTAGAGCCTTTGGCTAAAATTCAGCTTCCTTTTTTTGTGGCACTGATCATCGGTGGACTACTTTCAGCAATGGTGGCATTTTTAATCGGTGCACCGACTTTAAGGCTGAAGGGCGATTATTTAGCCATTGCCACCTTAGGGTGCTCGGAAATTATCCGTATTGTTTTTACACAGACGCAAAATATAACCAATGGACCCACAGGATTGAAGTCTATTCCCAATACGACCAATCTGTGGTGGAGCTTTGGCATGATGGTATTTACAATTTTGATTATGGTGGCTTTGATCAATAGCAGCTACGGAAAAGTCTTTAAAGCCATTCGAGATGATGAGATTGCGGCAGAAAGCATGGGGATTAACTTATTTAAGCATAAAGTGCTCTCCTTTGTTATCGGCGCTTTCTTTGCAGGGGTTGGCGGTGGGCTATTAGGGAATCTTCTTGGCACCATCAATCCAAATATGTTCCGATTCACATTAACCTTCAACGTTCTTCTGATTATTGTTTTGGGAGGCATGGGCAGTATCACAGGAACTGTGATTTCCTCCTTTATTGTAACGGCTGGTTTAGAATATTTGAGATTTTTAGATGAATCCATCAATCTTGGCTTTATAAAGATGGAAGGCGTAGCAGGCATTCGAATGGTAGTATTTTCTACCCTACTGATGATCGTCGTTATTTTCTTTAGAAATGGGTTAATGGGGAATAAGGAATTTAGCTGGGATGGGTTTTTGAGCCTCTTCAAGAGAAAACCTTTTGAGAAAAAGGGGGTGCAGGGATAA
- a CDS encoding branched-chain amino acid ABC transporter permease, producing the protein MPNMGFDLFMQHLTNGISLGSLYALIAIGYTMVYGILRLINFAHGEIFMMSLYFAFYGVAMFAMPWYIAFIVTILITAVLGMLVERAAYKSLRDAPRITIMVSAIGASFFIQNLAIVLFGGRPKTVPTVEVLSGVIKLGSVSLQRLTLVIPVVTILLLFLLMFLVNQTKTGMAMRAVSKDYETARLMGIDVNKIITITFGIGSALAAIGGIMWGAKFPKIDPFVGTMPGIKCFIAAVLGGIGNIPGAVIGGFILGIGEIMLIAFLPSLTGYRDAFAFILLIIILLFKPTGIMGEKIAEKV; encoded by the coding sequence ATGCCAAATATGGGTTTTGACTTATTTATGCAACATTTAACCAATGGAATATCCTTAGGAAGTTTATATGCACTTATTGCAATTGGTTATACAATGGTTTATGGGATATTGAGATTGATTAACTTTGCACATGGGGAAATTTTTATGATGTCGCTTTATTTTGCTTTTTATGGTGTTGCTATGTTTGCGATGCCTTGGTATATCGCATTTATCGTAACCATTCTGATAACTGCTGTACTAGGAATGCTGGTGGAGAGAGCTGCATATAAATCTTTGAGAGATGCACCAAGAATCACCATCATGGTTTCCGCCATAGGGGCTTCTTTTTTTATTCAAAATCTTGCCATTGTTTTATTTGGTGGTAGACCGAAAACTGTTCCAACGGTGGAGGTATTGTCCGGGGTGATAAAGCTGGGGTCCGTATCTCTACAAAGGCTGACCTTAGTGATTCCAGTAGTAACCATACTGCTATTATTTCTTTTGATGTTTTTAGTGAACCAAACGAAAACTGGAATGGCAATGCGTGCCGTATCCAAGGACTATGAAACCGCGCGGCTTATGGGAATTGACGTCAATAAAATTATTACCATAACCTTTGGTATTGGCTCTGCTCTGGCAGCTATTGGTGGCATCATGTGGGGCGCAAAATTTCCTAAAATAGACCCTTTTGTTGGGACTATGCCGGGTATTAAATGCTTTATTGCTGCAGTTCTAGGTGGAATCGGAAACATTCCCGGTGCAGTAATCGGGGGGTTCATCTTAGGGATTGGAGAGATTATGCTCATTGCTTTTCTACCGAGCCTAACTGGCTATCGAGATGCCTTTGCTTTCATACTACTGATTATCATTCTACTGTTTAAGCCAACAGGAATCATGGGTGAAAAAATTGCGGAGAAGGTGTAG
- a CDS encoding HDOD domain-containing protein — protein sequence MKLTLDEITRKVVDMPALPQVVNDIMSLTENPNSTIQDIERTVLKDQGLTARILRLANSAHYGYPRRISTISEASVLLGFQAIRSIALTASVNGLLVKEVEGYRLEENELWRQSQSTAIVARYISKKVRFAKIDQAYVAGLLRDIGKVIVNYYLNEHFTQIMSTIENENVSFLDAEEKVLGFNHGQVGSEVAKKWNLPEELIEAIEYHHTPEKATKNKKLTAIVHVADAIVMAMGIGLGADGMVYHLSEEALNILGIDEGMLEQLIADASDLLVDEDAFSLA from the coding sequence TTGAAGCTAACATTAGATGAAATTACGAGAAAAGTAGTTGATATGCCGGCGTTACCTCAGGTTGTAAACGATATTATGAGTTTAACAGAAAATCCAAATTCTACGATTCAGGATATTGAAAGGACGGTCTTAAAGGATCAAGGCTTAACTGCTAGAATACTGCGTTTAGCCAACTCGGCACACTACGGTTATCCAAGACGAATCAGCACCATTTCAGAAGCTTCGGTTCTATTAGGTTTTCAAGCGATTAGAAGCATTGCGCTAACTGCATCTGTAAATGGGCTTTTAGTAAAGGAAGTAGAAGGCTATCGATTGGAAGAAAACGAACTTTGGAGGCAGTCACAGTCCACTGCAATTGTAGCTCGGTATATCTCTAAAAAGGTACGCTTTGCTAAAATAGATCAAGCCTATGTAGCGGGCTTACTTCGAGATATTGGAAAGGTCATTGTGAATTATTATTTAAATGAGCATTTTACTCAAATTATGAGTACCATTGAGAATGAAAATGTTTCATTTTTAGATGCAGAAGAAAAGGTTTTAGGATTTAACCATGGTCAGGTAGGCTCTGAAGTCGCTAAGAAATGGAATCTGCCAGAGGAATTAATAGAGGCCATCGAATACCACCATACCCCAGAAAAGGCGACGAAGAATAAGAAACTCACGGCTATTGTTCACGTAGCAGACGCTATTGTTATGGCTATGGGAATAGGTCTCGGTGCCGATGGTATGGTTTATCATCTATCTGAGGAAGCTTTGAATATTCTCGGTATCGATGAAGGGATGTTGGAACAATTAATAGCCGACGCTTCTGATCTTTTAGTGGATGAGGATGCTTTTAGTCTAGCATAA
- a CDS encoding ABC transporter substrate-binding protein codes for MKKRMAILVVWILVLSLSLVGCGGNTPVAPVDGNGGNASNDGDVIKIGIFEPVTGAYAAGGELEVEGIRLANELYPEVLGKKVELVLADNKSDVVEAASAAARLVEKEKVTAIIGSWGSGLSIAAGDVIKGKAPAVAPSATNPLVTKGNDFYFRVCFIDPFQGTVMANYAANNLKAKKAAIIQEVSNDYSIGLAKFFTDSFKELTGDANAIVEVANYQTGDQDFSAQLLNISNKKPDVIFAPGNFTESALIIQQARQLGIDTPIIGGDTWETPEFIEIGKEAVEGTVLSTFFTSETPITKESEKFLEAYRNKYGKEPAAVTALGYDAYLLILDAIERAGTTDYDPLKNAIAQTKNFEGAAGVITLDENGDAVKDAILKIVKDGKFTYLDTIKPYN; via the coding sequence TTGAAAAAGAGGATGGCTATTTTAGTAGTGTGGATTTTGGTATTATCATTGAGCCTTGTAGGATGTGGTGGCAATACACCGGTGGCGCCAGTAGATGGCAATGGAGGCAATGCTTCAAATGATGGAGATGTAATTAAAATTGGGATATTTGAACCAGTTACAGGTGCTTATGCTGCTGGAGGGGAGCTGGAGGTAGAGGGAATACGACTGGCAAACGAATTGTATCCCGAAGTATTGGGTAAAAAAGTAGAATTGGTTCTTGCTGATAATAAGTCCGATGTTGTAGAAGCTGCCAGTGCTGCTGCAAGACTTGTAGAGAAAGAAAAGGTTACAGCAATTATTGGAAGCTGGGGAAGTGGCTTATCCATAGCGGCTGGAGATGTAATTAAGGGTAAAGCGCCTGCAGTTGCTCCATCGGCTACAAATCCATTGGTTACAAAAGGAAATGATTTCTATTTTAGGGTTTGTTTTATCGACCCTTTCCAAGGAACGGTTATGGCAAACTATGCTGCAAATAATTTAAAAGCTAAAAAAGCGGCGATTATCCAAGAGGTCTCCAACGACTATTCAATTGGACTTGCAAAATTCTTTACCGATTCTTTTAAAGAGCTAACAGGTGATGCAAATGCTATTGTAGAGGTTGCAAACTATCAAACTGGGGATCAAGATTTTTCAGCACAGCTATTGAATATCAGTAATAAAAAACCAGATGTGATCTTTGCTCCTGGTAACTTTACAGAATCTGCATTGATCATTCAGCAGGCAAGGCAGCTAGGAATCGATACACCGATTATCGGTGGCGATACTTGGGAAACTCCTGAATTTATAGAAATTGGTAAGGAAGCTGTAGAAGGTACTGTATTATCTACATTCTTTACATCAGAAACACCGATTACAAAGGAATCTGAAAAGTTCTTAGAAGCCTATAGAAACAAGTATGGTAAAGAGCCTGCGGCGGTTACAGCCCTTGGATACGATGCATATCTTCTTATTCTAGATGCTATTGAAAGAGCAGGAACCACAGACTATGATCCATTGAAAAATGCAATTGCTCAAACAAAGAATTTTGAAGGTGCAGCCGGTGTCATTACATTGGATGAAAATGGTGACGCAGTGAAGGATGCAATTTTAAAGATTGTAAAGGATGGTAAATTCACTTACCTAGATACAATTAAACCTTACAATTAA
- the fliB gene encoding flagellin lysine-N-methylase: MEQHKRMILMPEYMKQFRCIGSKCEDSCCIGWTVSLDKKRYQNYRKNNNMELKPIFKSMVRRSHNNKTDEFYGRIVMDELGRCPFLDESKLCKIQDILGEEYLSNICASYPRFTSRIDGKLERSATTSCPEIARLALLNPNGICFEQIQEDEDLRIMINSSFDTEGYSLYNKPEKYFWDIRLFCISLLQDRDYSLSERVMLLGIVNNRIEGLYKMQKTHDIPKVLESLAKMISAGNFREELDKVPTQVEIQLKILETMINERLLIGTLNERYIECLNETLLGLENTEDEKIETTIKKYEEAYDSYLKDYLKEKEYILENFLVNEYFRWMMPFGGFTSIWDSYIFICVVYGMIKLHLVGMAEYHKELNDELTLKLIQSFSKVILHNNQYIQSIINLIKENGLDTLAYMTILSRN; this comes from the coding sequence GTGGAACAACATAAAAGAATGATATTAATGCCAGAATATATGAAACAATTTAGATGTATTGGTTCAAAATGTGAAGATAGTTGTTGTATCGGATGGACGGTATCTTTAGATAAAAAAAGATATCAAAATTACAGAAAAAATAATAACATGGAACTAAAGCCTATATTTAAATCTATGGTTAGAAGATCGCATAATAATAAAACTGATGAGTTCTATGGAAGAATAGTAATGGATGAGTTGGGAAGATGTCCTTTCTTAGATGAGAGTAAGCTTTGCAAGATACAAGATATCTTAGGCGAAGAATACCTATCAAATATTTGTGCTTCATATCCTAGATTTACAAGTAGGATAGATGGAAAACTTGAGCGTAGCGCAACGACATCTTGTCCTGAGATAGCAAGATTAGCTCTTTTAAATCCGAATGGAATTTGTTTTGAACAAATACAAGAAGATGAAGATCTAAGAATTATGATAAACTCAAGCTTTGATACCGAAGGATATTCCCTTTATAATAAACCAGAAAAATATTTTTGGGATATTCGATTATTTTGCATATCATTACTTCAAGATAGGGACTATAGTCTTTCAGAAAGAGTTATGTTACTGGGTATCGTTAACAACAGAATTGAAGGATTATACAAAATGCAAAAGACTCATGATATACCTAAGGTGCTTGAATCTCTTGCAAAAATGATTAGTGCAGGAAATTTTAGGGAGGAACTTGATAAAGTTCCTACCCAAGTTGAAATACAATTAAAGATATTAGAAACAATGATAAATGAAAGGCTATTAATTGGAACCTTAAATGAAAGGTATATAGAATGCCTTAATGAAACTTTACTCGGGCTAGAAAATACAGAAGATGAAAAAATAGAAACTACGATCAAAAAGTATGAAGAAGCTTATGACAGCTATCTAAAGGACTATTTAAAAGAGAAAGAATATATTTTAGAGAACTTTCTTGTAAATGAATACTTTAGATGGATGATGCCTTTTGGGGGTTTTACAAGCATATGGGATTCTTATATTTTTATTTGTGTTGTCTATGGAATGATAAAATTACATCTTGTAGGTATGGCGGAATATCACAAAGAATTAAATGATGAACTTACACTAAAATTAATACAATCGTTTTCAAAAGTTATACTACATAATAATCAATATATTCAATCAATTATTAATCTAATAAAAGAAAATGGTCTAGATACGCTTGCATATATGACGATATTGTCTAGGAATTAG